A single region of the Erythrobacter sp. genome encodes:
- a CDS encoding winged helix-turn-helix domain-containing protein, translating to MDQQAIGSHILQPDRQLLKDGERVAIGPRALGIVTVLARRRGEVVTKDELLAAVWPDTIVEENALQVHIASLRKALGEDAALLETIRGVGYCLHEGHAARGEPAGGEAKAAPAAAEPGPVPAKAAPATQKATPAEKAPEAGRRRWPLAAAVLAVVVALALGLYAFLGAPTSGDTGGAASKVTLAVLPFETAETDGEDVRQFATDLSRTMSGHLALIERMALVPGPRVTEAAETTRTQAELAQSLGATHLVIGEVGTALDQTFLDLALVEAGSGTILWRDRFTDAISRPTLGDLALEALVSALQVYAGVGSLPMPSPDGVDPQAYAAFQEGLQKSLVGDIRNKQDAFDDFTRASRIDPDFADAHAGRALAIISGYEAEKRQAIAAKAIATALALDGENLLARIVRARLPAVYGGDIAAALLEFEAITGEAPEIGLAHHFHARTLAEIGEHEAAIAAYRTALDLDPAHGPTRHRYAESLLATGNYSAVRTFAGECVYCTVTSAYWLHALAYAGKAELYDRDVPRVRERMTAIGLPESVSDKYFPVLMAIRDGSPNPLPLSEYGDTIHEGMYLGEFGQYEAGLDRLSGYFRRPGMMRRWLVDFLDTPREEWPEAVRAHPRYHALFADPGIRSLIAERRRRGNLDNLPALPAVPYRGP from the coding sequence ATGGACCAGCAAGCGATCGGATCCCACATCCTGCAGCCGGATCGCCAGCTGCTGAAGGACGGCGAGCGAGTCGCGATCGGCCCCCGCGCGCTCGGGATCGTGACGGTTCTCGCCCGCCGCCGGGGCGAGGTCGTGACGAAGGACGAACTGCTCGCGGCAGTCTGGCCCGACACGATCGTCGAGGAGAACGCGCTGCAGGTCCACATCGCCTCGCTGCGCAAGGCGCTGGGCGAGGACGCGGCGTTGCTCGAGACCATTCGCGGCGTCGGCTATTGCCTGCACGAAGGGCACGCCGCGCGCGGCGAACCGGCAGGCGGCGAAGCGAAAGCCGCTCCTGCCGCCGCCGAGCCCGGCCCCGTTCCGGCGAAGGCGGCGCCGGCGACGCAAAAAGCGACACCGGCGGAAAAAGCGCCGGAGGCAGGACGGCGGCGCTGGCCGCTCGCGGCAGCGGTGCTGGCGGTCGTCGTCGCGCTGGCCCTTGGCCTCTACGCTTTCCTCGGCGCGCCGACGTCCGGCGATACCGGAGGGGCGGCAAGCAAGGTCACGCTCGCCGTGCTGCCCTTCGAAACCGCCGAGACCGACGGCGAGGATGTGCGGCAGTTCGCGACCGACCTGTCGCGGACCATGTCGGGCCATCTCGCCCTCATCGAACGCATGGCCCTCGTGCCGGGCCCGCGCGTTACCGAGGCGGCCGAGACGACGCGGACCCAGGCCGAACTCGCACAGTCGCTCGGCGCGACCCATCTCGTCATCGGCGAAGTCGGCACGGCGCTCGACCAGACCTTCCTCGACCTTGCGCTGGTCGAGGCGGGGAGCGGGACGATCTTGTGGCGCGACCGATTCACCGACGCGATCTCGCGTCCCACCCTCGGCGACCTTGCGCTCGAAGCCCTGGTCAGCGCCCTGCAGGTCTACGCCGGTGTCGGATCGCTTCCCATGCCCTCGCCCGACGGAGTGGACCCGCAAGCCTATGCCGCCTTCCAGGAGGGGCTGCAGAAGAGTCTCGTGGGCGACATCCGCAACAAGCAGGACGCCTTCGACGATTTCACCCGCGCGAGCCGGATCGATCCCGATTTCGCCGATGCCCATGCCGGGCGCGCGCTTGCGATCATCTCCGGGTACGAAGCCGAAAAGAGGCAGGCCATCGCGGCCAAGGCGATCGCGACCGCGCTCGCGCTCGACGGTGAAAACCTTCTCGCACGGATTGTGCGGGCGCGGTTGCCGGCGGTCTATGGGGGCGACATCGCTGCGGCCCTGCTGGAGTTCGAGGCCATCACCGGCGAAGCGCCGGAGATTGGCCTCGCCCATCATTTCCATGCCCGGACACTGGCGGAGATCGGCGAGCACGAGGCGGCGATCGCGGCCTATCGCACCGCGCTCGACCTCGATCCGGCCCATGGGCCGACCCGCCATCGCTACGCCGAAAGCCTGCTCGCCACGGGCAATTATTCCGCGGTCCGCACATTCGCGGGCGAATGCGTCTATTGCACCGTGACGTCGGCGTACTGGCTGCACGCCCTCGCCTATGCCGGGAAGGCCGAACTTTACGACCGCGACGTGCCGCGCGTGCGCGAGCGTATGACCGCGATCGGCCTGCCCGAATCGGTCAGCGACAAGTATTTCCCGGTCCTCATGGCGATACGGGACGGGAGCCCCAACCCGCTCCCCCTGTCCGAATACGGCGATACGATCCACGAGGGGATGTATCTCGGCGAATTCGGGCAATACGAGGCGGGGCTCGACCGGCTCAGCGGCTATTTCCGCAGGCCCGGCATGATGCGCCGGTGGCTGGTGGATTTCCTCGACACCCCGCGCGAGGAATGGCCCGAAGCGGTCCGCGCGCACCCGCGCTACCACGCGCTTTTTGCCGATCCGGGCATCCGGAGCCTGATCGCCGAACGCCGCCGGCGCGGGAATCTCGACAACCTGCCCGCCCTGCCCGCCGTGCCCTATCGCGGCCCCTGA
- a CDS encoding UrcA family protein, whose product MFKTLYAAAALATLAVAAPASAKEEAVSVTVSFAGLDIASKDGFAAFEQRIDTAIDRACRINGRRTLAEMRAVRDCKASMTTSAELAVAELLASPERFASANEITLRG is encoded by the coding sequence ATGTTCAAGACCCTTTACGCCGCCGCCGCTCTCGCCACCCTCGCCGTCGCGGCCCCCGCCAGCGCCAAGGAAGAAGCGGTGAGCGTCACCGTCAGCTTCGCCGGCCTCGACATTGCGAGCAAGGACGGCTTCGCCGCGTTCGAGCAGCGCATCGACACCGCGATCGACCGCGCCTGCCGCATCAACGGGCGCCGCACCCTCGCCGAAATGCGCGCGGTCCGCGACTGCAAGGCGAGCATGACCACGAGCGCCGAACTCGCGGTGGCCGAACTGCTCGCATCGCCCGAACGCTTCGCCTCGGCGAACGAAATCACCCTTCGCGGCTGA
- a CDS encoding glutaredoxin yields MKQPRTAKLYRMVMPGHVCPYGIKSKWLLEREGYAVEDHHLTTRAETDAFKAEHGVKTTPQAFIGRERIGGYTDLAAHFGKPAKTEGTTYRPVIALFALMALMAAGAAYVATGAAFSLLAAEWFVSFSMVGLAYLKLRDVESFSTMFLNYDLLAKRWVPYGYVYPHAEGLAGLLMTAHVLDIVSIPLALTIGTIGAVSVFKAVYVEKRELKCACVGGDSNVPLGFVSLTENLFMIGMALWMLAKPALL; encoded by the coding sequence ATGAAACAGCCCCGCACCGCCAAACTCTACCGCATGGTCATGCCGGGCCATGTCTGCCCCTACGGCATCAAGTCGAAATGGCTGCTCGAACGCGAGGGCTATGCGGTCGAGGACCACCACCTCACGACCCGCGCCGAAACCGACGCCTTCAAGGCCGAGCACGGCGTCAAGACCACTCCGCAGGCGTTCATCGGGAGAGAGCGGATCGGCGGTTACACCGATCTCGCCGCGCATTTCGGCAAGCCCGCGAAGACCGAGGGGACGACCTACCGCCCCGTGATCGCGCTGTTCGCGCTGATGGCGCTGATGGCGGCGGGTGCGGCTTATGTCGCGACCGGCGCGGCGTTCTCGCTCCTTGCCGCGGAATGGTTCGTCAGCTTCTCGATGGTCGGCCTCGCCTACCTCAAGCTGCGCGATGTCGAGAGCTTCTCGACCATGTTCCTCAATTACGACCTGCTGGCGAAGCGCTGGGTGCCCTATGGCTATGTCTATCCGCACGCCGAGGGGCTGGCGGGGCTCCTGATGACCGCGCACGTGCTCGACATCGTCTCGATCCCGCTCGCGCTCACGATCGGCACCATCGGCGCTGTCAGCGTGTTCAAGGCGGTCTATGTCGAAAAGCGCGAACTCAAGTGCGCCTGTGTCGGCGGGGACAGCAATGTGCCATTGGGCTTCGTCTCGCTGACCGAAAACCTCTTCATGATCGGCATGGCGCTTTGGATGCTGGCGAAACCGGCGCTGCTGTGA
- a CDS encoding metal-sensitive transcriptional regulator — MDEKTRAKVQRLNRIAGQVRGVAQMIEDDRYCIDILHQIAAIKSALAKVESQVLKDHAACCVAEAIASGDEAEQRAKFEELVDLLERGRK; from the coding sequence ATGGACGAGAAGACCAGGGCCAAGGTGCAGCGGCTGAACCGCATCGCGGGCCAGGTGCGCGGCGTCGCGCAGATGATCGAGGACGACCGCTACTGCATCGACATCCTCCACCAGATCGCCGCGATCAAGTCCGCGCTCGCCAAGGTCGAAAGCCAGGTCCTGAAGGACCACGCCGCCTGCTGTGTCGCCGAGGCGATCGCCAGCGGCGACGAGGCCGAGCAGCGCGCCAAGTTCGAGGAACTGGTCGACCTTTTGGAACGAGGTCGCAAGTAA
- a CDS encoding cytochrome c yields MKPSTKGALVGAIGMLVLLLAIGLAVILTGAYNVAATDRHNPAVGWALDTAMHNGVEARAGDVGPPPQFTPAMIEAGAGEYKEYCAHCHGGVGAGKAGWAAGMRPHPPALARVADQWSEREIFWMVKHGVKMSGMPAFGPPHDDRTLWNIAAFVKAMPGMTAEQYAGFEGGHEH; encoded by the coding sequence ATGAAGCCATCCACCAAGGGCGCACTCGTCGGAGCGATCGGAATGCTGGTGCTGCTTCTCGCCATCGGCCTCGCGGTGATATTGACCGGCGCCTACAATGTCGCCGCGACCGACCGCCACAATCCCGCTGTCGGCTGGGCGCTCGACACCGCGATGCACAACGGGGTCGAGGCGCGCGCGGGCGATGTCGGGCCTCCGCCGCAGTTCACCCCCGCGATGATCGAGGCCGGGGCGGGCGAATACAAGGAATACTGCGCCCATTGCCACGGCGGCGTCGGCGCGGGGAAGGCCGGATGGGCCGCCGGGATGCGGCCTCATCCGCCCGCACTCGCAAGAGTGGCGGATCAATGGAGCGAGCGCGAGATCTTCTGGATGGTGAAGCACGGGGTCAAGATGAGCGGAATGCCCGCCTTCGGCCCGCCCCATGACGATAGGACGCTCTGGAACATCGCCGCCTTCGTCAAGGCCATGCCCGGCATGACCGCGGAGCAATATGCGGGCTTCGAGGGCGGCCACGAACACTGA
- a CDS encoding DUF6692 family protein, whose product MRAIALVAMILALAGCNRNTAIGNDREAQLEAAPSPAPVMAPEATLANVSPALVKPETMSVADLSAVGGLAGRCAVRLTELAYPSFVFAPGGTGTIKLNGKLVPLPAAGEGRFARGDLSVLLRPRDERGDAGLSGMDMIVLVPGAEDELGYAGFVDCTERNAT is encoded by the coding sequence ATGAGAGCGATCGCCCTTGTCGCCATGATCCTCGCGCTCGCCGGCTGCAACCGCAACACCGCGATCGGCAACGACCGCGAAGCCCAGCTTGAGGCCGCACCGAGCCCGGCGCCGGTCATGGCCCCCGAAGCCACGCTCGCCAATGTCTCGCCCGCGCTGGTCAAGCCCGAGACGATGTCGGTGGCCGACCTTTCGGCGGTCGGTGGTCTGGCGGGGCGATGCGCCGTCCGGCTGACCGAACTCGCCTATCCCTCCTTCGTGTTCGCACCGGGCGGCACCGGCACGATCAAGCTGAACGGCAAGCTCGTCCCGCTTCCCGCCGCGGGCGAAGGCCGGTTTGCAAGGGGCGACCTCAGCGTCCTCCTGCGACCGCGCGACGAACGCGGCGATGCCGGGCTTTCGGGCATGGACATGATCGTCCTCGTTCCCGGGGCCGAAGACGAACTGGGATATGCCGGCTTCGTCGACTGCACGGAAAGGAATGCGACATGA
- a CDS encoding DUF305 domain-containing protein produces the protein MIGTSTAVMFGLMYINTFTIDHVFWSETRFWMAFVMGSAMMVVMLLFMWSLYPSRAKNALILAVAALVFSVALWLLRSQTTVTDSEYMAAMIPHHSIAIMTSERAHIRDPRVRKLAHDIILAQRREIAQMRYLLEDIEENGVRVAERLPEEARQ, from the coding sequence ATGATCGGCACCAGCACGGCCGTGATGTTCGGCCTGATGTATATCAACACCTTCACCATCGACCACGTGTTCTGGAGCGAGACGCGCTTCTGGATGGCCTTCGTGATGGGGTCGGCGATGATGGTTGTGATGCTGCTCTTCATGTGGAGCTTGTATCCGAGCCGGGCGAAGAACGCGCTGATCCTCGCCGTGGCGGCGCTGGTGTTCTCGGTCGCGCTCTGGCTGCTGCGGAGCCAGACGACCGTGACCGACAGCGAATACATGGCGGCGATGATCCCGCACCATTCGATCGCGATCATGACCAGCGAACGCGCCCACATCCGCGACCCGCGCGTGCGCAAGCTCGCCCACGACATCATCCTCGCCCAGCGGCGCGAGATCGCGCAGATGCGCTACCTTCTCGAGGACATCGAGGAAAACGGGGTCCGGGTCGCCGAGCGGCTGCCCGAGGAGGCGCGGCAATGA